One Acetobacterium sp. KB-1 DNA segment encodes these proteins:
- a CDS encoding ABC transporter permease produces MRALHNLLLSEFKKFKRKKIFFLGILAAFVFPLFNAVLLSGSDFASFQSGVREDNAFLLLMPLLIILAANLFFVEQDHDTLKNLLSIPVSKDQLVIVKLLVLLLFSFAFQLMGFTVSTVIAIFQDIPLNGFIFQLSLTTAMGILMWAAALPCIVLVVWFNKSYILSVIIVFFYSLLNYAMRLSEVVLMQPLGLNIGTLMPVPIIFRWFYQFYEPIGEIQTEFYNRFSQYFIATPVCFGVLLLEAAVCVWLMIWIYRRREI; encoded by the coding sequence GTGAGGGCATTGCATAACCTGCTTCTTAGTGAATTTAAAAAATTCAAAAGAAAGAAGATATTTTTTTTAGGAATTTTGGCGGCTTTCGTTTTTCCTCTTTTTAATGCTGTATTACTATCAGGTTCGGATTTTGCAAGTTTTCAGTCAGGAGTAAGAGAGGACAACGCCTTCTTGCTTTTAATGCCCCTGCTGATTATTCTGGCAGCTAATCTGTTTTTTGTCGAGCAGGATCATGATACGCTAAAAAATCTGCTTAGCATACCGGTATCAAAAGATCAATTGGTTATTGTGAAGTTATTAGTTTTGCTACTTTTTTCGTTTGCTTTTCAACTAATGGGGTTTACAGTCAGCACGGTGATAGCTATTTTTCAAGACATTCCGTTGAATGGTTTTATATTTCAATTATCGCTTACAACAGCGATGGGGATACTCATGTGGGCGGCTGCGCTTCCCTGTATTGTGTTGGTTGTGTGGTTTAATAAAAGTTACATTCTATCAGTAATTATCGTCTTCTTTTACTCGTTGCTAAATTATGCGATGCGTCTTAGCGAAGTGGTTCTGATGCAGCCTTTAGGGCTAAATATCGGAACACTGATGCCTGTTCCTATTATTTTTCGGTGGTTCTACCAATTTTATGAGCCGATCGGTGAAATTCAGACAGAATTTTACAATCGTTTCAGCCAATATTTTATAGCGACACCGGTATGTTTTGGTGTGCTTTTGTTGGAAGCAGCAGTTTGCGTTTGGCTGATGATCTGGATTTATCGGCGCCGAGAAATTTAG